From the genome of Actinacidiphila yeochonensis CN732, one region includes:
- the mca gene encoding mycothiol conjugate amidase Mca — MTEQLRLMAVHAHPDDESSKGAATMAKYVSEGVDVLVATCTGGERGSVLNPKLQGDPYIQEHIHEVRAREMDEARQILGVRQSWLGYVDSGLPEGDPLPPLPEGCFALEDVESATGRLVALIREFRPHVITTYDENGGYPHPDHIMTHKISVAAYEAAGDPERFPEAGEPWTPLKLYYNQGFNKARTLALHEALLARGLESPYGDWIKRWEEYDRPERDLTTHVPCAEFFEIRDKALLAHATQIDPDGGWFRVPMDLQREVWPTEDYELASSRVDVSLPEDDLFAGVREG, encoded by the coding sequence TTGACAGAACAGCTTCGACTGATGGCGGTGCACGCCCACCCCGACGACGAGTCGAGCAAGGGCGCCGCCACCATGGCCAAGTACGTCTCCGAGGGCGTCGACGTCCTCGTGGCGACCTGCACCGGCGGCGAGCGCGGCTCGGTGCTCAACCCCAAGCTCCAGGGCGACCCCTACATCCAGGAGCACATCCACGAGGTGCGGGCCCGGGAGATGGACGAGGCCCGGCAGATCCTCGGCGTCCGGCAGTCGTGGCTCGGCTACGTCGACTCCGGGCTGCCCGAGGGCGACCCGCTGCCGCCGCTGCCCGAGGGCTGCTTCGCCCTGGAGGACGTGGAGAGCGCCACCGGCCGCCTGGTCGCCCTGATCCGCGAGTTCCGCCCGCACGTGATCACCACGTACGACGAGAACGGCGGCTACCCGCACCCCGACCACATCATGACCCACAAGATCTCGGTGGCGGCCTACGAGGCGGCGGGGGACCCCGAGCGCTTCCCCGAGGCCGGCGAGCCGTGGACGCCGCTGAAGCTCTACTACAACCAGGGCTTCAACAAGGCGCGCACCCTCGCCCTGCACGAGGCGCTGCTCGCCCGGGGCCTGGAATCCCCCTACGGCGACTGGATCAAGCGCTGGGAGGAGTACGACCGGCCCGAGCGCGACCTCACCACCCACGTGCCGTGCGCGGAGTTCTTCGAGATCCGGGACAAGGCGCTGCTCGCCCACGCCACCCAGATCGACCCGGACGGCGGCTGGTTCCGCGTCCCGATGGACCTCCAGCGCGAGGTCTGGCCGACCGAGGACTACGAGCTCGCCAGCTCCCGGGTCGACGTCTCGCTGCCCGAGGACGACCTCTTCGCCGGCGTCCGCGAGGGCTGA
- a CDS encoding tetratricopeptide repeat protein has product MLEQSFGQLPEAAGPFAGRRAHLAQIAQWVQQARASTAVRPTVVLLHGAAGSGRTSLAVRAARQLRDQFRGACVVDLRGAGAAPTPARDALLHLLNRLGAPRDQLLFRERQNQEQHLRRLAEQYQQHLTGVPVVIVLDDAVDAERVRPLVPARSESLVLVTAREPFDLDVPGAVVHRLEVGPLDVDGAFELLGEAADAAGTATPRPEQADRLRELCAGLPFALRLAGSGLSGHGGANGLVADIEVFGPRDPVDRVLALRYHDQPEPGRQLLRRLALAGRASFGAAAAAALIGTDEHEAGRRLAELAAAGLLEHVRGSRYRPHDLVRAFARERLLDEEDPAERAAAQERLIRSYADLADTVIRLVEGRTSTRAGRFAHHGFASLEQALRWLDEESSFITAALRDTEGVDQTAVQALLGALCDYCLLRGDLYRLGEISELAQAQSAGGREAADRDASPLVRSVQWRTGIAARQLGELDRSKSTLTAVVDLYFEAQHPSGAARTLNSLGITLHHQGNLPEAEAKLREALEIQGAPGLEEDRAWTLHALAAVLRDLGRIGPARELLLASIDLHRANESVQGEAWAHLQLGQVYLAVGRVDDGEAELRAAGRAHALARDPRGTAWTLTEQARARLMRGQAREAARDLDAAVQRHRASEDARGEAWTLYHLGQALEECGDGDASLRALERARSMFSRMRDQYGLACARHHSARVTRDLRAVRTGNLRNSGFARQLLQDARQDFRRIGVPHGEGWSCVELAVIDAGNGRLLEAYRLLDEAVEVFGGLGDRRGLDWAVFLRATVLPLLPPDPAAPDGAGKARADLRTVLSGEYPQRDPDLTEYAEGYATLLDRGSIVPGSPWEAWRLGMTPGRGARMVLGVSL; this is encoded by the coding sequence ATGCTGGAGCAGTCCTTCGGGCAGCTCCCGGAGGCGGCAGGGCCGTTCGCCGGGCGCCGGGCCCACCTGGCGCAGATCGCCCAGTGGGTGCAGCAGGCCCGGGCCTCCACCGCGGTGCGCCCGACCGTGGTGCTGCTGCACGGCGCGGCCGGCAGCGGCCGCACCAGCCTGGCGGTGCGCGCGGCCCGGCAGTTGCGGGACCAGTTCCGTGGCGCCTGCGTGGTGGACCTGCGCGGCGCGGGCGCCGCGCCGACGCCGGCCCGCGACGCTCTGCTGCACCTGCTCAACCGGCTCGGTGCCCCCCGCGACCAGTTGCTCTTCCGGGAGCGGCAGAACCAGGAGCAGCACCTGCGGCGGCTGGCCGAGCAGTACCAGCAGCACCTGACCGGCGTGCCCGTCGTCATCGTGCTGGACGACGCGGTCGACGCCGAGCGGGTCCGCCCTCTCGTACCGGCCCGCTCGGAGAGCCTGGTGCTGGTCACCGCGCGCGAGCCCTTCGACCTGGACGTGCCGGGGGCGGTGGTGCACCGGCTGGAGGTCGGCCCGCTGGACGTGGACGGCGCGTTCGAGCTGCTGGGCGAGGCCGCCGACGCGGCCGGCACCGCCACCCCGCGCCCGGAGCAGGCCGACCGGCTGCGGGAGCTGTGCGCGGGGCTGCCGTTCGCGCTGCGGCTCGCCGGCTCCGGCCTGTCCGGCCACGGGGGTGCGAACGGGCTGGTCGCCGACATCGAGGTCTTCGGGCCGCGCGACCCCGTCGACCGGGTCCTGGCGCTGCGCTACCACGACCAGCCGGAGCCGGGCCGGCAGCTGCTGCGCCGACTGGCGCTGGCCGGCCGGGCCAGCTTCGGGGCGGCCGCCGCGGCGGCCCTGATCGGCACCGACGAGCACGAGGCCGGCCGCCGGCTGGCCGAGCTGGCGGCGGCGGGCCTGCTGGAGCACGTGCGCGGCAGCCGCTACCGGCCGCACGACCTGGTGCGCGCCTTCGCCCGGGAGCGGCTGCTGGACGAGGAGGACCCGGCGGAGCGAGCCGCGGCCCAGGAGCGGCTGATCCGCTCCTACGCCGACCTCGCCGACACGGTGATCCGGCTGGTGGAGGGGCGGACCTCGACCCGGGCCGGCCGGTTCGCGCACCACGGCTTCGCCTCCCTCGAACAGGCGCTGCGCTGGCTGGACGAGGAGTCGAGCTTCATCACCGCCGCGCTGCGCGACACCGAGGGCGTCGACCAGACGGCCGTGCAGGCGCTGCTGGGCGCGCTGTGCGACTACTGCCTGCTGCGCGGCGACCTCTACCGGCTGGGCGAGATCAGCGAGCTGGCCCAGGCGCAGTCGGCGGGCGGCCGGGAGGCGGCTGACCGGGACGCGTCGCCGCTGGTCCGCTCGGTGCAGTGGCGTACCGGTATCGCGGCCCGGCAGCTGGGCGAGCTGGACCGCTCCAAGTCGACACTGACCGCGGTGGTGGACCTCTACTTCGAGGCGCAGCACCCGTCCGGAGCGGCCCGCACCCTCAACAGTCTGGGCATCACCCTGCACCACCAGGGCAACCTGCCGGAGGCGGAGGCGAAGCTGCGGGAGGCGCTGGAGATCCAGGGCGCGCCGGGCCTGGAGGAGGACCGGGCCTGGACCCTGCACGCGCTGGCCGCGGTCCTGCGCGACCTGGGCCGGATCGGCCCGGCCCGGGAGCTGCTGCTCGCCTCGATCGACCTGCACCGGGCGAACGAGAGCGTGCAGGGCGAGGCGTGGGCGCACCTCCAACTCGGCCAGGTGTACCTGGCGGTGGGCCGGGTGGACGACGGCGAGGCCGAGCTGCGGGCGGCCGGGCGGGCGCACGCGCTGGCCCGCGACCCGCGCGGTACCGCGTGGACGCTGACCGAGCAGGCGCGGGCCCGGCTGATGCGCGGGCAAGCGCGGGAGGCGGCCCGGGACCTGGACGCCGCGGTGCAGCGCCACCGCGCCAGCGAGGACGCCCGCGGCGAGGCGTGGACGCTGTACCACCTGGGGCAGGCGCTGGAGGAGTGCGGCGACGGCGACGCCAGCCTGCGGGCGCTGGAGCGGGCCCGCAGCATGTTTTCCCGGATGCGCGACCAGTACGGGCTGGCCTGCGCCCGGCACCACTCGGCCCGGGTCACCCGGGACCTGCGGGCGGTCCGCACCGGCAACCTGCGCAACAGCGGCTTCGCGCGGCAGCTCCTCCAGGACGCCCGGCAGGACTTCCGGCGGATCGGGGTGCCGCACGGCGAGGGCTGGTCGTGCGTGGAGCTGGCGGTGATCGACGCGGGCAACGGCCGGCTGCTGGAGGCGTACCGGCTGCTGGACGAGGCGGTGGAGGTCTTCGGCGGCCTCGGCGACCGGCGCGGCCTGGACTGGGCGGTGTTCCTGCGCGCCACGGTGCTGCCGCTGCTGCCGCCCGACCCCGCCGCTCCGGACGGCGCCGGGAAGGCCCGCGCGGACCTGCGGACGGTGCTGTCGGGTGAGTACCCGCAGCGCGACCCGGACCTCACCGAGTACGCGGAGGGCTACGCGACGCTGCTGGACCGCGGCTCGATCGTGCCGGGCTCGCCGTGGGAGGCGTGGCGGCTGGGCATGACCCCGGGGCGGGGCGCCCGCATGGTGCTGGGGGTCTCGCTGTGA